A region from the Alosa alosa isolate M-15738 ecotype Scorff River chromosome 7, AALO_Geno_1.1, whole genome shotgun sequence genome encodes:
- the shoc2 gene encoding leucine-rich repeat protein SHOC-2, translated as MSSTLGKDKDSKEKDPKGPSSGKEREKEPKGLGGFSKDGKESKTKGKDAKDGKKDASGAPPAVAFSVDNTIKRPNPATGTRKKSSNAEVIKELNKCREENSMRLDLSKRSIHLLPSSIKELTQLTELYLYSNKLQSLPSELGCLSGLVTLALSENSLTSLPDSLDGLKKLKMLDLRHNKLREIPPVVYRVSSLTTLYLRFNRITTVEKDIRNLSKLTMLSIRENKIKQLPAEIGELCNLITLDVAHNQLEHLPKEIGNCTQITNLDLQHNELLDLPETIGNLSSINRLGLRYNRLSAIPRSLAKCRELEELNLENNNISVLPEGLLSSLVNLTSLTLARNCFQSYPVGGPSQFSTIYSLNMEHNRINKIPFGIFSRARVLSKLNMKDNQLTSLPLDFGTWTSMVELNLATNQLTKIPEDICGLVSLEVLTLSNNLLKKLPHGIRNLHKLRELDLEENKLESLPNEIAYLKDLQKLVLTNNQLTTLPRGIGHLTNLTHLGLGENLLQHLPEEIGTLENLEELYLNDNPNLHSLPFELALCSKLSIMSIENCPLSHLPPQIVAGGPSFIIQFLKMQGPYRAMV; from the exons ATGAGTAGTACTTTAGGCAAAGACAAAGACTCCAAGGAGAAGGACCCCAAAGGTCCCTCCTCtgggaaagaaagggaaaaggaGCCCAAGGGCCTGGGCGGCTTCAGCAAAGACGGCAAGGAGAGCAAGACCAAAGGGAAAGATGCCAAAGACGGAAAGAAGGACGCCAGCGGGGCGCCTCCAGCCGTGGCCTTCTCTGTGGACAACACCATCAAGCGGCCCAACCCCGCCACGGGCACACGCAAGAAGTCCAGCAACGCCGAGGTGATCAAAGAGCTGAACAAGTGCCGTGAGGAGAATTCCATGCGCCTGGACCTGTCCAAACGCTCCATCCACCTGTTGCCCAGTTCCATCAAGGAGCTGACGCAGCTGACCGAACTCTACCTGTACAGCAACAAGCTGCAGAGCCTGCCGTCCGAGCTGGGCTGCCTGTCCGGCCTGGTGACGCTGGCCCTGAGCGAGAACTCGCTCACCAGCCTGCCCGACTCGCTGGACGGCCTGAAGAAGCTGAAGATGCTGGACCTGCGGCACAACAAGCTGCGGGAGATTCCGCCGGTGGTGTACCGCGTCAGCTCGCTCACCACACTCTACCTGCGCTTTAACCGCATCACCACGGTGGAGAAGGACATCCGCAACCTGTCCAAGCTCACCATGCTGAGTATCCGCGAGAACAAAATCAAGCAGCTGCCCGCCGAgattg GGGAACTGTGTAACCTCATCACGCTGGACGTAGCGCATAACCAGCTGGAACACCTACCTAAAGAGATTGGTAACTGCACACAGATCACTAACCTTGATTTACAGCACAACGAGCTACTGGACCTCCCTGAGACAATAG gcaaTCTGTCAAGCATAAATCGCTTGGGTTTGCGGTACAATAGGCTGTCAGCAATCCCTAGGTCATTAGCCAAGTGCAGAGAACTGGAGGAGCTGAACCTTGAAAACAACAACATCTCAGTGTTACCAGAG GGGCTGCTCTCTAGCCTGGTGAACCTGACAAGCCTGACTCTGGCAAGGAATTGCTTCCAGTCGTACCCAGTGGGTGGACCATCTCAGTTCTCCACCATCTACTCGCTCAACATGGAGCACAACCGCATCAACAAGATCCCCTTCGGCATCTTCTCAAGAGCCAGAGTGCTGAGCAAGCTGAacatgaag GACAACCAGTTAACTTCCCTCCCTCTTGACTTTGGAACCTGGACGAGTATGGTTGAGCTGAACCTGGCCACCAACCAACTGACCAAGATCCCAGAGGACATATGTGGCCTTGTGTCTTTGGAG GTCCTTACATTGTCCAACAATCTCCTAAAGAAGTTGCCTCATGGCATCCGAAACTTGCACAAGCTCCGAGAGCTGGATCTAGAGGAGAACAAGTTAGAGTCTTTGCCCAATGAGATCGCCTACCTTAAAGATTTACAG AAACTGGTGTTGACTAATAATCAGCTGACCACGCTGCCCCGAGGTATAGGCCACCTCACCAACCTGACCCACCTGGGCCTGGGAGAGAACCTCCTGCAGCACCTGCCAGAGGAGATTG GTACTCTGGAGAATCTTGAGGAGCTGTACCTGAATGACAACCCCAACTTGCACAGTCTGCCCTTTGAGCTGGCCCTCTGCAGCAAGCTGTCCATCATGAGCATTGAGAACTGCCCTCTCAGCCACCTGCCCCCACAGATTGTTGCCGGAGGCCCCTCCTTTATCATCCAGTTCTTGAAGATGCAGGGCCCCTATCGCGCCATGGTCTAA
- the adra2a gene encoding alpha-2A adrenergic receptor: protein MGCDNVTNGSVPGGPPYSIELSLPLTVLVGLLILLTVFGNVLVVIAVFTSRALRAPQNLFLVSLASADILVATLVMPFSLANELMGYWYFGKVWCEIYLALDVLFCTASIAHLCAISLDRYWSITQAIEYNLKRTPRRIKCIIFIVWVIAAVISFPPLITMEKESAKEEGPMCKINEDKWYIISSSIGSFFMPCIIMILVYIRIYQIAKKRTRAPPGDHRKKEVYKKANGIVGTGDGGEDHKPYHERLNGQQKPEEEVVVVAEDKGDVNGVDMEESSSSDHKVSNPCSMKKKKAKGKTKLCQIKPGDTIPRLEARQSIKGSRWKGRQNREKRFTFVLAVVIGVFVICWFPFFFTYTLTALCDSCCVPITLFKFFFWFGYCNSALNPIIYTIFNNDFRRSFKKILCRGDSRRVV from the coding sequence ATGGGGTGTGACAATGTGACTAATGGAAGTGTTCCTGGAGGCCCACCTTACAGCATCGAGCTCTCCTTGCCCCTGACAGTGCTTGTGGGACTGCTAATCCTCTTGACAGTATTTGGAAATGTTCTTGTCGTCATCGCTGTGTTTACAAGCCGGGCCCTACGAGCCCCCCAGAACTTGTTCTTGGTCTCTTTGGCATCAGCTGACATCTTGGTGGCCACCCTGGTCATGCCGTTCTCGCTGGCAAATGAACTGATGGGCTACTGGTACTTTGGCAAAGTGTGGTGTGAGATCTACCTGGCCTTGGATGTTCTCTTCTGCACAGCATCCATAGCTCACCTGTGTGCCATCAGCCTGGACCGCTACTGGTCCATCACCCAGGCCATCGAGTACAACCTGAAGCGCACGCCCCGCAGGATCAAATGCATCATCTTCATCGTGTGGGTCATCGCCGCCGTCATTTCCTTCCCACCCTTGATCaccatggagaaggagagcgCCAAGGAAGAGGGGCCCATGTGCAAGATCAACGAAGACAAGTGGTACATCATCTCCTCCAGCATCGGCTCCTTCTTCATGCCCTGCATCATCATGATCCTGGTTTACATCCGCATCTACCAGATCGCTAAAAAGAGGACCAGGGCCCCCCCGGGGGACCACAGGAAGAAGGAGGTGTACAAGAAGGCCAATGGCATTGTGGGTACCGGTGATGGGGGCGAAGACCATAAGCCGTACCACGAGAGGCTGAACGGCCAGCAGAAGCCCGAGGAGGAAGTGGTTGTGGTGGCGGAGGACAAGGGTGATGTCAACGGTGTGGACATGGAGGAGTCGTCGTCCTCAGACCACAAGGTGAGCAACCCTTGCtctatgaagaaaaaaaaggccAAAGGCAAGACCAAGCTGTGCCAGATCAAACCAGGAGACACAATCCCTAGGCTCGAGGCTCGCCAGAGCATCAAGGGGAGCCGCTGGAAGGGCAGGCAGAATCGTGAGAAGCGCTTCACCTTTGTTCTGGCTGTGGTCATCGGGGTGTTCGTCATATGCTGGTTCCCCTTCTTCTTCACCTACACGCTAACGGCCCTTTGTGACTCCTGCTGTGTCCCCATCACACTGTTTAAATTTTTCTTCTGGTTCGGTTACTGCAACAGTGCCCTGAACCCTATCATCTACACAATATTCAACAATGATTTCAGAAGGTCCTTCAAGAAAATCTTGTGCCGCGGGGACAGTAGGCGAGTGGTGTGA